The DNA sequence gtatgaaagttggtctgaatgttcatcttgatgatatctaggtcaagttcgaaagtgggtcacgtgccctcaaaaactaggtcagtatgtcaaataatagaaaaaccttgtgacctctctaaaggccatatttttcatgggatctgtatgaaagttggtctgaatgttcatcttgatgatatctagatcaagttcgaaacagggtcatgtgcggtcaaaaactaggtcagtaggtctaaaaatagaaaaaccttgtgacctctctagaggccatacttgtgaatggatctccataaaaattggtcagaatgttcatcttgatgagatctaggtaaagtttgaaagtggattacgtgccgtcaaaaagtaggtcagaaggtcaaataatgaaaaaatgttgtgacctctctagaagccatatttttcatgggatctgtatggaagttgggtcaactgcaatcaaaaactaggtcagtaggtcttaaaatagaaaaaccatgtgacctctctagaggccatacccttgaatggatcttcatgaaaattggtcagaatgttcaccttgatgatatctatgtcaagtttgaaactgggtcacatgccttaaaaaactaggtcagtaggtcaaatagtaaaaaaccttgtgacctctctagaggccatacttttcatgggatctgtataaaagttggtctgaatgttcatcttgatgatatctaggtcaaatttgaaactgggtcaactgcggacaaaaactaggtcagtaggtctaaaattagaaaaatcttttgacctctctagaggccatatttttcaatggatcttcatgaaaattgatctgaatgttcaccttgatgatatctaggtcattttcgaaactgggtcacatgcggtcaaaaactaggccagtagatataaaaatagaaaacccttgtgacctctctagaggcgatatttttcatgagatgttcatgaaaattagtgagaatgttcaccttgatgatatctaggtaaaattcaaaacagggtcatgtaccttcgaaaactaggtcaatagttcaaataatagaaaaaccttgtgacctcactagggaccatatttttcaatggatcttcatgaaaattggtcagaatttttatcttgataatatctaggtcaagttcaaaactgggtcacatgagctcaaaaactaggtcactatgtcaaataatagaaaaaacgacgtcattctcaaaactgggttatgtgggaacaggtgagcaattcaggaccatcatggtcctcttgtttaaatattgctattaggggtctaataccttaaggttAAGGATTTTTAATATCTtagttaaatacaaaaaaaataactgacacttgtgataaaatatttgaattcttTCTTGTTATTTCAGGTGTTACTGTAGCTGTGTATGAAACCATGGGTCAGATGCTAAATAGACCACCacataatgaaaaagaaaattatcacaACATCATTAAAGCAGTGGAATCTGGAAATTTACACCAACTGATTAAACGTTTTGCAGACTTGGAACCAACATCTCAGGTTCAAGCCATTAGAAAGGATGGAAAAACTTTGCTACATATTGCAGCATATCATCACCAGTTAGATTGTATTCAGTTTCTTTTAGAGCATGGCTTTGATGCAAATGTGTTAGATGATTTTGGAAATACCCCTCTGGTGGAAGTTCTTCAAACCAAAGCTCAGGATAGAATTTGTCTAGCCTTACATAATCCAAATTGTCTTGAAAAGCTTGTGAATTTGTTTCTAAAATTCAAAGCAGACATAAATGCAAGAAGTTCTGTGTATAGAACAGCATTGCTCAAGTCTATGGTTCATAGACATAGGCTTTCAGAAATATTGCTTAAGAATGGAGCTGACCCAAACATAGCTGATGCAGATGGCCTACTTCCAATTCATGTTTGTGCCACATATTCCTGTCTTTCACTTTTGAAGCACATCCTTACAAGAGGAGCAGACATAAATGGTCATGATGGTAAAGAAAGAACTGCCCTTTATTTTTCAGTGCTTGCTGGCCATCAGAAAATATTTGACGAGCTAATACTTCATGGCTGTGATATAAACAAGGGATCAAAATATGGCTTTCCACTGCAAACTGCTATTATAAAATGTCGATTAGAAATGGTTCAAACATTACTCCAAAATGGTGCAGATGTTCAGTGCAAAATCTCAGAATTCCGACAGTTATATTGCAGGACGAATGATTACCTCAATCTTGCGTTACTTGTGGCCCATTCTCAAATAAACAATCCTGGATTGTCTATGGCAAAAgaagatgttattgaaaatgcaaaaaagtCATTGCAGATATTATATCTTGTGATTCAGGCAGTGGGCAATAATGAAAATTTCAGTAGAAATGCCTTTGTTAAAACAAGACGACAGCCTCTTGATGGACCTGATTTACTTGTGTGTAATAAACTATTTACACTACTCTTACGGAAATTGGCATTTATCCATGGAATGAGTAGGAATTCCAAACCTTTAGATGGCCTACCAAATCTTGGCTCAGTCATTGATACCCTTTCCCTACAGAATGTCTGTAGAATGAAAGTACGACAACTGATTTCCAAAACGGGAACCAATGTTATCTTTGCAGTAGAACAGTTAGATTGCTCACAAGTATTGAAAGATGTGATTCTGTTAAAGGATGTAGTGTGATAAGAGGTCTATAATGAAACTATGGCAGTTTTATAGGGCTATTTTTTTCGACATTCACATGCCATCATTGTGAGAATTAATGTCTTCACAACAACTTGTGAAAAATATTCCAGTGATAAATATTTATGCCCCCACACATTTATACGGGGGGGTGGgtgcatatagcgttgctgcggTCCATATGACCATACAGCCGCCCGTCCAAGCAAATGAGAGAACAGTTTGTTGGGTACTGAGGACAATAGGTAACAGTAAATTCTATTCATACTTTCTGTCGCTTGATCTTTATAACAGAAGAACTACCCAATAAACGTACGAATGTCTGTCCATACGTCCTTAAGTATTGTGTGTCCAACTTCCACACTATCAGCTAATTTGCTTCAGACTTCCACAGATGAACAAACTTGATAtgtagatgaccataaaggaaggaccgcagttatggccctttgatagttttgcttcATAGAATATAGAAAAAGATCTTGTATGTCCAACTCCTCAGACACTATTtcaaagtttcacagatga is a window from the Mercenaria mercenaria strain notata chromosome 7, MADL_Memer_1, whole genome shotgun sequence genome containing:
- the LOC123554830 gene encoding ankyrin repeat and SOCS box protein 2-like — translated: MGQMLNRPPHNEKENYHNIIKAVESGNLHQLIKRFADLEPTSQVQAIRKDGKTLLHIAAYHHQLDCIQFLLEHGFDANVLDDFGNTPLVEVLQTKAQDRICLALHNPNCLEKLVNLFLKFKADINARSSVYRTALLKSMVHRHRLSEILLKNGADPNIADADGLLPIHVCATYSCLSLLKHILTRGADINGHDGKERTALYFSVLAGHQKIFDELILHGCDINKGSKYGFPLQTAIIKCRLEMVQTLLQNGADVQCKISEFRQLYCRTNDYLNLALLVAHSQINNPGLSMAKEDVIENAKKSLQILYLVIQAVGNNENFSRNAFVKTRRQPLDGPDLLVCNKLFTLLLRKLAFIHGMSRNSKPLDGLPNLGSVIDTLSLQNVCRMKVRQLISKTGTNVIFAVEQLDCSQVLKDVILLKDVV